A part of Streptococcus porcinus genomic DNA contains:
- a CDS encoding ABC transporter permease/substrate binding protein: MGNILETKLPVAKLVEKLTEWLTHTFSGLFNFLQTIGSYVMDWITSVLLFINPLLFIVLVTAAVFFLAKKKWPLATFTFLGLLFIYNQGLWEHLINTFTLVLVASLISIIIGIPLGIWMAKSATVRQIVNPILDFMQTMPAFVYLIPAVAFFGIGMVPGVFASVIFALPPTVRFTNLGISNISTELVEASDAFGSTPRQKLLKVELPLAKNTIMAGINQTMMLALSMVVTGSMIGAPGLGREVLSALQHADIGTGFVSGLALVILAIILDRTTQSINSKQEDKAAAGKTNKIVGLLALGFFIIAALGQTIVSMSSGSGEKGEKVKIAYMQWDSEIASTNVIAEVLKQEGYRVEMTPLDNAVMWQTVANGNADFTVSPWLPVTQAEHMKKYKNQVDNLGPNLKGTKLGLVVPKYMKNVNSIEDLSDQAKKKITGIEPGAGITTATQKTLKAYPNLADWELVLSSTGAMTTSLDQAIKNKEEIVVTGWSPHWMFSKYDLKYLKDPKKTLGSEENINSIARKGLKKDMPKLYKIVDKFHWTIADMESVMLDMNNGMKPEDAAKKWVKANQDKVKKWIN; the protein is encoded by the coding sequence TTGGGAAATATATTAGAAACAAAATTACCAGTGGCTAAGCTGGTAGAAAAATTAACAGAATGGCTAACTCATACTTTTTCTGGTTTGTTTAATTTTCTACAAACCATTGGAAGTTATGTAATGGATTGGATAACAAGTGTACTTTTATTTATTAATCCCTTACTATTTATTGTACTAGTAACAGCAGCTGTTTTCTTCTTAGCTAAGAAGAAATGGCCTTTGGCAACCTTTACCTTTCTTGGTTTGCTCTTTATCTATAATCAAGGTTTATGGGAACATTTGATTAATACTTTCACCTTAGTCTTGGTAGCCAGTTTAATTTCAATCATTATAGGAATTCCACTGGGGATTTGGATGGCTAAAAGTGCTACCGTTAGACAAATTGTTAACCCTATTTTGGACTTTATGCAAACCATGCCAGCCTTTGTTTACCTTATTCCGGCGGTTGCTTTCTTTGGTATTGGGATGGTTCCGGGAGTTTTCGCATCTGTTATTTTTGCCTTACCTCCGACTGTTCGTTTTACCAACTTAGGAATTAGTAATATCTCAACAGAGTTGGTAGAAGCGTCAGATGCTTTTGGTTCAACCCCTCGCCAAAAATTATTAAAAGTTGAACTTCCTTTAGCTAAAAATACCATCATGGCGGGAATTAACCAGACTATGATGTTAGCACTTTCTATGGTTGTTACAGGATCAATGATCGGTGCCCCTGGTCTTGGTCGTGAAGTCTTATCAGCCTTACAACATGCTGATATTGGTACTGGTTTTGTTTCTGGTTTGGCTTTAGTTATTTTAGCGATTATTCTAGACCGTACAACACAAAGTATTAACAGTAAGCAAGAAGATAAAGCAGCAGCTGGCAAAACCAATAAAATAGTTGGTTTGCTAGCCTTGGGATTTTTTATCATTGCAGCCCTTGGCCAAACTATTGTAAGTATGAGTTCAGGTTCAGGTGAAAAGGGTGAAAAGGTCAAGATTGCTTATATGCAATGGGATTCAGAAATTGCTTCAACTAATGTTATTGCTGAAGTTTTAAAACAAGAAGGCTATCGTGTAGAAATGACGCCACTAGATAATGCTGTTATGTGGCAAACCGTTGCTAATGGTAATGCGGACTTTACAGTAAGCCCTTGGTTGCCCGTCACACAAGCCGAACATATGAAAAAATATAAAAATCAAGTGGATAATTTAGGTCCTAACCTGAAAGGAACTAAATTAGGTCTGGTTGTTCCCAAGTATATGAAAAATGTAAACAGTATTGAGGATTTATCGGACCAAGCCAAGAAAAAGATTACCGGTATTGAGCCAGGTGCAGGGATTACAACTGCTACACAAAAAACATTAAAGGCTTATCCAAACTTGGCTGACTGGGAGTTAGTCTTATCTTCAACCGGTGCCATGACGACTTCCCTAGACCAAGCTATTAAAAACAAGGAAGAAATTGTTGTAACCGGCTGGTCACCACACTGGATGTTCTCTAAATACGATTTGAAATACCTTAAAGATCCTAAGAAAACTTTAGGTTCAGAAGAAAATATCAATAGTATTGCTCGTAAAGGTCTGAAAAAAGACATGCCAAAACTTTATAAGATTGTCGATAAATTCCACTGGACAATAGCAGATATGGAGTCAGTCATGTTAGATATGAACAACGGTATGAAACCAGAAGATGCTGCTAAAAAATGGGTTAAAGCTAACCAAGATAAAGTTAAAAAATGGATTAACTAA
- a CDS encoding quaternary amine ABC transporter ATP-binding protein, producing MGNILEVRHLTKIFGKKQKVALEMIKQGKSKTEIFKKTGATVGVYDASFDVKEGEIFVIMGLSGSGKSTLVRMLNRLIEPSAGAIELEGKDISKMNAENLREVRRHDINMVFQSFALFPHKTILENTEFGLELRGVPKAERQERAEKALDNAGLLSFKDQYPNQLSGGMQQRVGLARALANGPKILLMDEAFSALDPLIRRDMQDELVDLQDSTGQTIIFISHDLNEALRIGDRIALMKDGQIMQIGTGEEILTNPANDFVREFVEDVDRSKVLTAQNIMIKPFTTTVEIDGPQVALNRMHTEEVSMLMATNRRRQLVGTLTADAAIKARKEGLPLEAVIDREVRTVDKDTTITDIMPLIYDSSAPIAVTDDQNRLLGVIIRGRVIEALANIPEEDDTTIIRTVDNEQEVTDQPLNNGVAMAEQSE from the coding sequence ATGGGAAATATACTAGAAGTTAGGCATCTGACAAAAATATTTGGAAAAAAGCAAAAAGTTGCCTTAGAGATGATAAAGCAAGGGAAAAGTAAAACAGAAATCTTTAAGAAAACAGGGGCAACTGTAGGGGTCTATGATGCAAGCTTCGATGTCAAAGAAGGCGAAATATTCGTTATTATGGGGCTATCAGGGAGTGGTAAATCAACTTTAGTTCGAATGCTTAATCGATTGATTGAACCTTCTGCAGGAGCAATTGAACTTGAAGGAAAAGATATCTCAAAAATGAATGCAGAAAATCTCCGAGAAGTCAGACGTCATGATATTAATATGGTTTTTCAAAGCTTTGCTCTTTTCCCACATAAAACAATCTTAGAGAATACGGAGTTCGGATTAGAATTAAGGGGAGTGCCAAAAGCGGAACGCCAAGAGAGAGCTGAAAAAGCTCTTGACAATGCAGGTTTGCTTAGTTTTAAAGATCAATACCCAAATCAGTTATCAGGTGGTATGCAACAGCGCGTAGGCTTAGCAAGAGCACTTGCAAATGGCCCTAAAATACTTTTGATGGATGAAGCTTTCTCTGCACTTGACCCGCTAATTAGACGTGATATGCAAGATGAATTGGTAGATTTACAAGATTCAACTGGTCAAACCATTATCTTTATCAGCCATGATTTAAACGAAGCGCTGCGTATCGGTGACAGGATTGCTTTGATGAAGGATGGTCAAATTATGCAGATTGGCACAGGAGAAGAAATTTTAACTAATCCAGCCAATGATTTTGTTCGTGAATTCGTAGAAGATGTTGATCGCTCTAAAGTTTTAACCGCACAAAATATTATGATTAAACCATTTACAACAACAGTGGAGATTGATGGCCCGCAGGTTGCTCTAAATCGCATGCATACTGAAGAGGTTTCGATGCTTATGGCAACGAATCGTCGTCGTCAACTTGTTGGTACTTTGACGGCTGACGCCGCTATCAAGGCAAGAAAAGAAGGTTTACCTCTAGAAGCAGTAATTGATCGTGAGGTTAGAACTGTTGATAAAGACACTACTATTACAGACATCATGCCATTAATCTATGATTCATCAGCACCTATTGCTGTTACTGACGATCAGAATCGCCTCTTGGGTGTTATCATTCGTGGGCGTGTCATCGAAGCTTTGGCTAATATTCCAGAAGAAGATGATACCACAATCATTAGAACGGTAGATAATGAGCAAGAGGTCACAGACCAACCCCTTAATAATGGGGTGGCAATGGCAGAGCAATCTGAGTAA
- a CDS encoding diacylglycerol/lipid kinase family protein gives MKKVLLIVNPASGGEQAKEFEKEVRDKLTNHFDHVDTRYTEDIGDAKAFAREASEKHYDSVFVMGGDGTVNEAVNGIAEQGYVPKFGFLPLGTVNDLARALEIPLDPQKAIDRLNFEQTRSLDIGKVNDSYFTNIVAIGNIPASINNVDDKQKTLLGPMAYVISGMKEILGNKTYDFEMITPEKRKEIKGSLILVGLTNSVGGMDRFTSEAEVDDGFLHLVFTKDQTLLETLKALPTLLSKDDQTDDIVAYEKVKQVTITVKNEKLQTNVDGDQGDYLPVTLKVLPSHLQVYTCLS, from the coding sequence ATGAAGAAAGTATTATTAATAGTTAATCCAGCTTCTGGTGGCGAACAAGCCAAGGAATTTGAAAAAGAAGTACGTGATAAATTAACAAATCATTTTGATCATGTCGACACCCGATATACAGAGGATATCGGTGACGCTAAAGCTTTTGCACGAGAAGCTTCGGAAAAGCATTATGACAGTGTTTTTGTCATGGGTGGAGATGGGACAGTTAATGAAGCAGTCAACGGTATTGCTGAGCAAGGCTATGTGCCAAAGTTTGGATTTCTACCACTGGGAACAGTCAATGATTTGGCTAGGGCTTTAGAGATTCCCCTAGATCCTCAAAAAGCTATTGATCGCTTGAATTTTGAGCAGACTCGTTCTTTAGATATTGGTAAAGTAAATGACAGTTATTTTACCAACATTGTGGCTATTGGTAATATTCCAGCTTCCATTAATAATGTGGATGACAAACAAAAAACGCTTCTTGGGCCAATGGCCTATGTCATTTCAGGAATGAAGGAAATTTTAGGGAATAAAACTTATGATTTTGAGATGATAACACCTGAAAAAAGAAAAGAAATTAAAGGATCCTTGATTTTAGTCGGATTAACTAATTCAGTTGGTGGCATGGATCGTTTTACCTCAGAGGCTGAGGTGGATGATGGCTTCTTACATTTGGTATTTACTAAAGATCAAACTCTTTTAGAAACTTTAAAAGCGTTACCGACACTACTTTCAAAAGATGATCAAACTGATGATATTGTGGCTTATGAAAAAGTCAAACAGGTAACCATTACTGTTAAAAATGAGAAATTGCAAACAAATGTTGATGGAGACCAAGGTGACTATCTCCCTGTAACATTAAAAGTCCTTCCTAGTCACCTTCAAGTATATACTTGTTTATCATAA
- the ulaG gene encoding L-ascorbate 6-phosphate lactonase: MAKVQDITRESWILSTFPEWGTWLNEEIEEEVVPENNVSMWWLGNCGIWIKTPAGANIVMDLWSNRGKSTKKVKDMVRGHQMANMAGVRKLQPNLRVQPMVIDPFAINELDYYFVSHFHSDHIDINTAAAVINNPKLAHVKLVGPYECGEIWKKWGVPEERIIIVKPGDSITIKDMKVTAVESFDRTCLVTLPVEGADAQGGELAGLAVTDEEMARKAVNYVFETPGGTIYHGADSHFSNYFAKHGRDFSIDVALNNYGENPLGIQDKMTSVDLLRMAENLRAKVIIPVHYDIWSNFMASTDEILELWKMRKERLQYDFHPFIWEVGGKYTYPLDKDKIEYHHPRGFDDCFLEDSNIQFKALL; the protein is encoded by the coding sequence ATGGCAAAAGTACAAGACATTACTCGTGAATCGTGGATTTTAAGCACATTTCCAGAATGGGGAACATGGTTGAATGAAGAAATTGAAGAAGAAGTAGTTCCTGAAAACAATGTCTCTATGTGGTGGTTAGGGAATTGTGGTATTTGGATTAAAACGCCAGCTGGAGCTAATATCGTGATGGATCTTTGGTCAAATAGAGGGAAGTCGACTAAAAAGGTCAAAGATATGGTTCGCGGGCATCAGATGGCTAATATGGCTGGTGTTCGCAAATTACAACCTAATTTGCGTGTTCAACCTATGGTTATTGATCCTTTTGCTATTAATGAACTAGACTACTACTTTGTTTCTCACTTCCATAGTGATCATATTGATATCAATACAGCTGCAGCAGTTATTAATAATCCAAAATTAGCCCATGTGAAATTGGTTGGCCCGTATGAGTGTGGTGAAATCTGGAAAAAATGGGGTGTCCCTGAGGAACGAATTATTATTGTAAAACCAGGTGATAGCATTACAATTAAAGATATGAAAGTTACTGCTGTAGAATCTTTTGACCGTACCTGTCTAGTTACCTTACCTGTCGAAGGTGCAGATGCTCAAGGCGGTGAATTAGCTGGTTTGGCTGTAACAGATGAAGAGATGGCTCGTAAAGCTGTAAACTACGTTTTTGAAACACCAGGTGGAACTATTTATCATGGAGCAGATTCACACTTCTCAAATTACTTTGCCAAACATGGTCGTGATTTCTCGATTGATGTCGCTCTCAATAATTATGGTGAAAACCCACTTGGTATTCAGGACAAGATGACTTCTGTGGACTTGTTAAGAATGGCAGAAAATCTCCGTGCCAAAGTTATCATTCCTGTTCACTATGACATTTGGTCCAACTTTATGGCTTCAACAGATGAAATTTTGGAACTTTGGAAAATGCGGAAGGAAAGATTACAGTATGATTTCCATCCTTTCATATGGGAAGTTGGTGGAAAATATACTTATCCACTAGACAAAGATAAAATCGAATACCATCATCCAAGAGGCTTTGATGATTGCTTCTTAGAAGATTCTAATATCCAATTTAAAGCTTTGCTATAG
- a CDS encoding BglG family transcription antiterminator, with amino-acid sequence MLLLDKKSYDLLSYLIKLDKPQTVMAISKALGQSRRKVYYHLEKINEALPEVVSQIISLPRIGILLDQKQKEACRYLLKDVTDYNYVMKSDERMKLSAIFIAISTQRVTIEKLMQINDVSRNTILNDLNELRETLAAYEYSIQLHSTKSMGYYFECYPLSYIQFLYKMLDDIYHGGNQTFLDFFHHKLEEHLAKTTYFSSEFTRFLDDYLSDSQAQLGKRINSQDSHFMIQILPFILLSYRNMRCDYQVIETLKKDFNLIWKRKEYYIAKDLAKELYKHFKLHLDDIEVGLVAMLMLSFRKDKDSHVESPDYDDMRTTLSHFIKALEDRFDLQFTHKQELIKQLTQHCKALIYRKKYGISSVNPLTEHIQKKYQTLYQETVSCATILEEAWAVRLSDDDLAFLTIHLGGELRNSLDKVEETRFIIVSDDGIAIQKIVLQQCSQYLKSEHILAVFTTEQFESVKDLLDVDVVITTNRDLDSPFTTIAVDPILNDDHILSLIRLAKRQNINKESRFTDQLAKCISQYIADESENYGLKMEIEALIHRELLQDFKNS; translated from the coding sequence GTGCTCTTGCTAGATAAAAAAAGCTACGATTTATTATCTTATTTGATTAAACTTGATAAGCCTCAGACAGTAATGGCCATTTCAAAAGCATTAGGACAATCACGGCGAAAGGTCTATTATCACTTAGAAAAAATTAATGAGGCTTTGCCTGAGGTGGTTAGTCAAATTATTTCCTTGCCACGCATTGGGATTCTCTTAGATCAGAAACAAAAAGAAGCTTGTCGATATTTACTGAAAGATGTGACGGATTATAACTATGTTATGAAAAGTGACGAACGCATGAAATTATCTGCTATTTTTATTGCGATTTCGACACAACGTGTCACAATTGAGAAGTTAATGCAGATTAATGATGTATCTCGTAATACGATCTTAAACGATCTAAATGAATTACGAGAGACTTTGGCGGCTTACGAGTACTCTATTCAACTGCATTCGACAAAGTCAATGGGTTATTACTTTGAATGTTATCCTTTGTCTTATATTCAATTTCTCTATAAGATGTTAGATGATATATACCACGGGGGCAATCAAACCTTCCTTGATTTCTTTCATCATAAATTAGAAGAACATTTAGCAAAGACAACTTATTTTTCAAGTGAGTTCACTCGCTTTCTTGATGACTACCTCTCTGATTCACAAGCTCAGCTGGGGAAGCGTATTAACAGTCAAGATAGTCATTTTATGATTCAAATTCTACCTTTTATCTTGTTAAGTTATCGTAATATGCGCTGTGATTATCAGGTCATTGAAACATTAAAAAAAGATTTTAATCTGATTTGGAAGCGTAAAGAATATTATATTGCCAAGGACCTAGCAAAAGAGCTATATAAACACTTTAAGTTGCATTTAGATGATATTGAAGTTGGCTTGGTAGCCATGTTAATGTTATCTTTTCGAAAGGATAAAGATAGTCATGTAGAAAGTCCAGATTATGATGATATGCGGACGACGCTTAGCCATTTTATTAAGGCTCTTGAAGATCGGTTTGATTTGCAGTTCACTCATAAACAGGAATTGATTAAACAACTAACCCAACATTGCAAGGCTCTGATTTACCGTAAGAAATATGGAATTTCATCAGTCAATCCTTTGACCGAGCACATTCAAAAAAAGTACCAAACTTTATATCAGGAAACAGTTTCTTGTGCCACTATTTTAGAAGAGGCTTGGGCAGTTCGCTTGTCAGACGATGATCTTGCATTTTTAACCATTCATTTAGGTGGGGAGCTTAGAAATAGTCTTGATAAAGTGGAAGAAACGCGCTTTATTATTGTTTCTGATGATGGCATTGCCATTCAAAAAATTGTTCTTCAGCAATGTAGTCAATACTTAAAAAGTGAGCATATTTTAGCAGTTTTTACGACAGAACAGTTTGAAAGTGTTAAAGATCTTTTAGATGTTGATGTTGTCATCACGACAAATCGAGATTTGGATAGTCCATTTACCACTATCGCTGTTGATCCCATATTAAATGATGATCATATTTTATCATTAATTCGTCTCGCTAAGCGGCAAAATATTAACAAAGAGTCACGTTTTACGGACCAATTAGCAAAATGTATCAGTCAATATATTGCTGATGAGTCCGAAAACTATGGCTTGAAAATGGAAATTGAAGCCCTTATTCATCGCGAGCTACTTCAAGATTTTAAGAATAGTTAG
- a CDS encoding sugar phosphate isomerase/epimerase family protein, protein MFEKENLIINSIAFKAQLEAGLLQENLLEQVFAMGFKKFEIRREFLKSIPQELKSLKEKADQLDLVLFYSVNENLLVNDKINPNLNGLIQEAGILGAPFLKLNIGDATSLTLATLQALKELLSSDMRIFVENNQDPRGGSLSNCSYFMSLARQVDLPISFVFDTANWAFLGESLSQATLKMREFTTYLHCKNYQKTWFGIENSTSLFEGEIDMEPLISQFPKARYLALEYMTTSNQLLADAHKLNQLKRESF, encoded by the coding sequence ATGTTTGAAAAAGAAAATCTTATTATCAATAGTATTGCATTTAAAGCCCAATTAGAAGCAGGGCTTTTACAAGAAAATCTCTTAGAGCAAGTTTTCGCAATGGGATTTAAAAAGTTTGAGATTCGTCGGGAGTTTTTAAAAAGTATTCCCCAAGAGTTAAAATCTTTAAAAGAAAAAGCAGACCAATTAGATCTAGTATTGTTTTATAGCGTTAATGAAAATCTACTAGTCAATGATAAGATTAACCCTAATTTAAATGGCTTAATACAAGAAGCAGGAATTCTTGGTGCTCCTTTTTTAAAGTTGAATATTGGTGATGCGACTAGTTTGACTTTAGCAACTCTGCAAGCTTTAAAAGAACTGCTATCAAGTGATATGAGAATTTTTGTAGAAAATAATCAAGATCCTAGAGGAGGGAGTCTCTCTAATTGCTCTTACTTTATGTCATTAGCCCGTCAAGTTGACTTACCTATAAGTTTCGTTTTTGACACGGCAAATTGGGCATTTCTTGGGGAATCCCTTTCCCAAGCGACTTTAAAGATGCGTGAGTTTACCACTTATCTTCATTGTAAAAATTATCAGAAAACATGGTTTGGTATAGAAAATAGTACTTCTTTATTTGAAGGGGAGATTGATATGGAACCTCTCATCTCACAATTTCCCAAAGCAAGATATCTAGCACTAGAATATATGACAACAAGTAACCAATTACTAGCTGATGCCCACAAATTAAACCAACTTAAGCGAGAGAGCTTTTAA
- a CDS encoding FGGY-family carbohydrate kinase — protein MRYFLSIDYGGTSTKAILFDNKGREILVSSFPTLRIENKPGFREIDLETMWQAICDSIKEVIKKAAIKSSDIAAVVPIGHGKGLYLLNKDKAIFCHGILSTDERAKDLAANFETNIDDLWGLTKQHVVGVQSPVLLRWLKEYEPAIYDQIGWIMSAKDFIRFKLTGKINQEYGDASGNHWINFQTGTYDPAILSFFGIDEMFQALPKLVDCKDIVGTVTKEVASLTGLVEGTPVLGGLFDIDACAIGSGVLEEDMFSVISGTWNINAFPSKQAASQSSGQMNSSFPNCDFLVEASSPTSAGNLDIILKMLMSEEMKNIEEHGAESIYETLEIFLENTDATYNDLIFLPFLYGSNVSTDAKSCFFGLSTRTTKSHMLRSVYEGIAFAHKQHIDQLILAKGSAPRVIRMTGGATHSKAWVQIFADILNLPIETVEASEVGGLGGALIARSTLDSISLEQAVAEMVSVKDSYQPNSEQGQYYQRKYDIYQQLLGAMAPAWQSLAALSKLS, from the coding sequence ATGCGCTATTTTTTGAGTATTGATTATGGTGGAACAAGCACAAAAGCAATTTTATTTGATAATAAGGGGAGAGAAATTCTGGTGTCTTCTTTTCCAACTTTAAGAATAGAAAATAAACCTGGATTTCGCGAAATTGATTTGGAAACCATGTGGCAGGCCATCTGTGATTCTATCAAAGAAGTTATTAAAAAAGCAGCTATTAAGAGCTCAGACATTGCAGCGGTAGTGCCTATTGGTCATGGTAAAGGACTTTACTTGTTAAATAAAGACAAGGCAATTTTTTGCCACGGAATTTTATCAACGGATGAGCGTGCCAAAGATTTAGCAGCTAATTTTGAAACTAATATTGATGACCTTTGGGGGCTGACAAAGCAACATGTTGTAGGTGTTCAAAGTCCAGTTTTATTAAGATGGTTGAAAGAGTATGAACCTGCGATTTATGATCAGATTGGCTGGATTATGTCGGCAAAGGATTTTATTCGTTTTAAGTTAACGGGTAAAATTAATCAAGAATATGGCGATGCTTCAGGTAATCACTGGATAAATTTTCAAACAGGAACTTATGACCCAGCTATTCTAAGTTTTTTTGGCATTGATGAGATGTTTCAAGCACTGCCAAAGTTAGTGGATTGTAAGGATATCGTAGGTACAGTAACAAAAGAGGTTGCCAGTTTAACAGGATTAGTAGAAGGAACCCCGGTCTTAGGAGGCTTATTTGATATTGATGCATGCGCTATTGGTTCAGGTGTTTTAGAAGAAGACATGTTTAGTGTGATTTCTGGAACTTGGAATATCAATGCTTTTCCAAGCAAACAAGCGGCTAGTCAGAGTAGTGGTCAAATGAATTCTTCTTTTCCAAACTGTGATTTTTTGGTTGAAGCTAGTAGCCCAACTTCTGCTGGGAATTTAGATATTATTTTAAAAATGCTCATGTCAGAAGAAATGAAAAATATTGAAGAACATGGGGCTGAATCTATCTATGAGACTCTCGAAATATTTTTGGAGAACACAGATGCAACCTATAACGATCTTATTTTTCTCCCTTTTTTATATGGTAGCAATGTCTCCACAGATGCCAAGTCCTGTTTTTTTGGTTTAAGTACTCGAACTACCAAGTCACACATGCTACGTTCAGTTTATGAAGGGATTGCTTTTGCTCATAAACAACACATTGACCAACTTATCTTAGCTAAAGGTTCTGCTCCCCGGGTTATTAGAATGACTGGTGGAGCAACGCATTCAAAGGCTTGGGTTCAAATTTTTGCAGATATTCTAAACCTACCAATTGAGACAGTAGAAGCCAGTGAGGTAGGTGGTTTAGGGGGCGCTCTGATTGCTAGGTCGACCTTGGATAGTATTTCTTTGGAGCAAGCTGTGGCAGAAATGGTATCTGTCAAAGATTCTTATCAGCCAAATTCGGAACAAGGTCAGTATTACCAGAGAAAATATGACATCTATCAGCAATTATTAGGGGCCATGGCTCCCGCTTGGCAATCTTTAGCTGCCTTGTCGAAACTATCATAA
- a CDS encoding amidohydrolase family protein, with protein sequence MKKIDGHAHIVNTIAGFNGKGRLNAIGDGYAIWDDGDLIKLIPDGYGDQSFTAESFLKFMDANEVEKAVILQGHLNGYQNYYTHLAIKKYPERFTGAFSVDPFAENAMQIVQRYVEVLGFRAIKFEISQGGGIHGYRGQKTPFRLDTDSHVSRILTYLLNYPGFVVTVDYGNWDQISHQPDAIANLARLYSSLDFVVCHLSFPHADTPNRLRAELSMWKDLDNVYTDISAIQDIDSPDQFPFPKSEQNVRIAKEILGAKRIIWGTDSPWSATFNTYEELATWLEEVDIFSQEELEDVLYNNAERVYFKQSAIEANQQAIDPVTKDLGLY encoded by the coding sequence ATGAAAAAAATTGATGGACATGCACATATTGTTAATACTATTGCTGGTTTTAATGGTAAAGGACGTCTAAATGCTATCGGCGATGGCTATGCTATTTGGGATGATGGAGATTTGATTAAATTAATTCCAGACGGCTATGGTGATCAATCGTTTACAGCAGAATCTTTTTTGAAATTTATGGATGCTAATGAGGTTGAAAAAGCAGTCATTCTACAAGGTCATCTCAATGGATACCAAAATTATTATACCCATCTTGCTATTAAAAAATATCCAGAACGCTTTACGGGAGCTTTTTCTGTAGATCCTTTCGCTGAAAATGCCATGCAGATTGTTCAACGTTATGTTGAAGTACTAGGTTTTCGTGCCATTAAATTTGAAATCAGCCAAGGTGGGGGTATTCACGGTTATCGTGGACAAAAAACACCATTTCGTTTAGATACAGATTCCCATGTTAGTCGTATTTTAACTTATCTCTTAAATTATCCTGGTTTTGTAGTGACCGTCGATTATGGCAATTGGGATCAAATCAGCCACCAACCTGATGCCATTGCTAATCTAGCTCGCCTATATTCAAGCCTTGATTTTGTCGTTTGTCACTTGTCATTCCCGCATGCTGATACACCAAATCGTCTGCGTGCAGAACTTAGCATGTGGAAGGACTTAGATAATGTCTATACTGATATTTCAGCTATTCAAGATATTGATAGTCCAGACCAATTTCCTTTTCCTAAATCTGAGCAAAATGTCCGTATTGCTAAAGAGATTCTGGGGGCAAAGCGTATTATTTGGGGAACAGATTCTCCTTGGTCAGCAACATTTAACACCTATGAAGAATTGGCAACTTGGTTAGAAGAAGTTGATATTTTTTCACAAGAAGAATTGGAAGATGTTCTCTATAACAATGCAGAACGTGTTTACTTCAAGCAGTCCGCTATTGAAGCTAATCAGCAAGCTATAGATCCTGTTACAAAAGATTTAGGTCTGTATTAA